A genomic segment from Nitrospinota bacterium encodes:
- a CDS encoding MTAP family purine nucleoside phosphorylase, whose translation MNTQGAALAVIGGSRAYDLLRGNGFGEEEKKEIVKTPYGPAAPARLFKGDGFHYWFMSRHGEKGYDTAAAYVNYRANVWALKKLGVERIVSWSGPGAVNPGIAPGDFVIPHDAIDMTKNRAANFFEGTGLGFIRMSEPFCPEIRAAAIAGVAATGTAAHDGAVYLCTEGPRLETPAEIKMFGQWGADLVGMTLLPEAFLARQMEICYAAVCYCTNYAEGVVPRAFREGELFEGMLSAAEKEKVDDGVSRFPRVMAETLHRLSRRGRGCKCGVAMERYRREGRAGDLLQLAKDCAKKR comes from the coding sequence GTGAACACGCAGGGAGCGGCGCTCGCGGTGATCGGCGGCAGCAGGGCGTACGACCTGCTGCGCGGCAACGGATTCGGGGAAGAGGAAAAAAAGGAAATCGTCAAAACCCCGTACGGCCCCGCCGCCCCGGCGCGGCTCTTCAAGGGGGACGGCTTCCATTACTGGTTCATGTCGCGCCACGGCGAAAAGGGGTACGATACCGCCGCCGCCTATGTGAATTACCGCGCCAACGTCTGGGCGCTGAAAAAACTGGGCGTGGAGCGGATCGTCTCGTGGAGCGGGCCGGGCGCGGTCAATCCCGGCATCGCGCCGGGGGACTTCGTCATTCCGCACGACGCGATAGACATGACCAAAAACCGCGCGGCGAATTTTTTTGAAGGAACCGGCCTCGGCTTCATCCGGATGAGCGAGCCGTTCTGCCCGGAAATCCGCGCGGCGGCCATCGCCGGCGTCGCCGCCACCGGCACAGCCGCGCACGACGGCGCGGTATACCTCTGCACCGAGGGCCCCCGCCTTGAGACTCCGGCGGAGATAAAAATGTTCGGCCAGTGGGGCGCCGACCTTGTTGGCATGACGCTGCTGCCGGAGGCGTTCCTCGCGCGGCAGATGGAGATATGCTACGCGGCGGTTTGTTACTGCACCAACTACGCCGAGGGGGTGGTTCCGCGCGCGTTCCGCGAGGGGGAGCTGTTTGAGGGGATGCTGAGCGCGGCGGAGAAAGAAAAAGTGGATGACGGGGTCTCGCGCTTTCCGCGGGTGATGGCCGAAACGCTGCATCGCCTGTCGCGGCGCGGACGGGGATGCAAGTGCGGCGTTGCGATGGAGCGCTACCGCCGCGAGGGGCGCGCCGGCGATCTATTGCAGTTGGCGAAGGATTGCGCAAAGAAGCGCTAA
- a CDS encoding response regulator → MGEAAKRAADVRDRRTILIVEDDDILRTVLRFEFEKNGFKVLEAENGRAAIAAIGCIQPDIIITDLMMPVMDGFSFIDAVRKAKGNTVPIIAISAAKGDGMGEKAVETGASQFCEKPLSLESLLTAVRNHLPANVPPKN, encoded by the coding sequence ATGGGCGAAGCGGCAAAACGCGCGGCGGATGTGCGGGATCGGCGCACCATTTTGATCGTGGAAGACGATGATATTTTGCGCACGGTGCTGCGTTTTGAGTTCGAAAAAAACGGCTTCAAAGTATTGGAGGCCGAGAACGGGCGGGCCGCCATTGCCGCCATCGGCTGCATTCAACCCGACATTATTATCACCGACCTTATGATGCCGGTGATGGACGGCTTCAGCTTCATCGACGCGGTGCGCAAAGCCAAAGGCAACACCGTTCCGATTATCGCCATTTCCGCCGCGAAAGGCGATGGCATGGGGGAAAAGGCGGTGGAGACCGGCGCGAGCCAGTTTTGCGAAAAGCCGCTATCCCTCGAAAGCCTTTTGACCGCCGTCAGAAACCACTTGCCCGCCAACGTCCCGCCGAAAAATTGA
- a CDS encoding cytochrome c maturation protein CcmE, translating into MKKNQTKFLAGGIVIVGAVAYLMYMGIKETSVYYLTVSESQKMAGGKDFRMEGTVAPGSIKVAPDSLGAEFSITDQAKSVPVSYRGTMPDMFKDDIKVVVQGKLDQNGIFHAHTLLTSCPSKYEASEQGHPK; encoded by the coding sequence ATGAAAAAGAACCAGACCAAGTTTTTGGCGGGCGGCATCGTTATTGTGGGCGCCGTCGCCTACCTGATGTACATGGGAATAAAGGAGACATCCGTCTATTACCTCACCGTCTCCGAATCGCAAAAGATGGCCGGCGGCAAGGATTTCAGGATGGAGGGGACGGTCGCCCCCGGCTCCATCAAAGTCGCGCCGGATTCGCTGGGGGCGGAATTTTCCATCACCGACCAGGCGAAGAGCGTGCCGGTCAGCTACCGCGGCACCATGCCGGACATGTTCAAGGACGACATCAAAGTGGTGGTGCAGGGAAAGCTTGACCAAAACGGCATCTTCCACGCCCACACGCTGCTCACCAGTTGCCCCTCGAAGTACGAGGCGTCCGAGCAGGGACATCCCAAGTAA
- a CDS encoding TetR/AcrR family transcriptional regulator, with the protein MTKTIRKRLTARHTDRAAAGEKQDTKKLIVEIATELIQQRGYQGFSYQDIATRLGIKKASIHYHFPKKEDLGIAVISAYYQYIQDWIGKYDLDKMTARENLEKYFQFFTETHLHHELGCVMNGFLAESESLPDVLREKLAWFEKWHLELVTMKVKEGVEKGEFKKRGAPEEQALFIIAATMGALNMAHDKKSPGYYETVTRQVIESLIC; encoded by the coding sequence ATGACCAAAACCATCCGGAAAAGACTTACAGCGCGCCACACGGACCGCGCGGCCGCGGGCGAAAAACAGGACACCAAAAAACTGATCGTCGAGATCGCGACAGAGTTGATTCAGCAGCGCGGCTATCAGGGATTCAGCTACCAGGATATCGCCACGCGCCTTGGCATTAAAAAGGCGAGCATCCACTATCACTTCCCAAAAAAGGAAGACCTCGGCATCGCCGTCATCTCCGCGTACTACCAATACATCCAGGACTGGATCGGCAAATACGATCTCGACAAGATGACCGCGCGGGAAAATCTGGAAAAATATTTCCAGTTCTTCACCGAAACCCATTTGCACCACGAACTGGGATGCGTGATGAACGGCTTCCTTGCCGAGTCGGAGAGCCTGCCGGATGTCTTGCGCGAAAAGCTGGCCTGGTTCGAGAAATGGCACCTGGAGCTCGTCACGATGAAAGTAAAAGAAGGGGTGGAAAAAGGGGAATTCAAAAAACGGGGCGCCCCCGAAGAGCAGGCGCTCTTCATCATCGCCGCCACGATGGGGGCGCTGAATATGGCGCACGACAAAAAGTCCCCCGGTTATTACGAAACCGTTACCCGGCAGGTCATCGAGTCACTCATATGCTAA
- a CDS encoding class I SAM-dependent methyltransferase, whose amino-acid sequence MMDSMPCAICRGEAGFFLKNNAGGRSFFRCAGCGYIFAAPDEQRLSHEEERAFFKGQWEQNPDGGNVGCYPHILSLAQSCGIAPVKALDFGCGNAGLIRFLRANGIPAYGIDRVPVDNDMRPFVFGDFGKLPDMKFDLITAIEVFEHLPDPVPVLDELLTRLSPEGFLFITTALTNRAMAHIKYFPHWIYQKDSTHIGFFAERTMEFLAHKNGLELQVFGYGDFILDRSKKRLVVQHEGRFVFHRQDKWEMNY is encoded by the coding sequence ATGATGGATTCGATGCCCTGCGCGATATGCCGCGGCGAGGCCGGTTTTTTCCTCAAAAACAATGCCGGCGGGCGAAGTTTCTTCCGCTGCGCCGGATGCGGCTATATTTTCGCCGCGCCGGACGAACAACGCCTCTCCCATGAAGAGGAGCGCGCTTTTTTCAAAGGACAGTGGGAACAAAACCCCGATGGCGGCAACGTTGGCTGCTATCCGCACATCCTTTCGCTGGCGCAAAGCTGCGGCATTGCCCCGGTCAAGGCGCTCGACTTCGGCTGCGGCAACGCCGGCCTTATCCGCTTCCTGCGCGCGAACGGCATCCCCGCCTACGGCATCGACCGCGTGCCGGTGGATAACGACATGCGCCCCTTCGTCTTCGGGGATTTCGGAAAACTCCCGGACATGAAGTTCGACCTGATCACCGCCATCGAGGTGTTTGAGCACCTGCCGGATCCGGTGCCGGTGCTGGATGAACTGCTGACCAGGCTTTCACCGGAAGGATTTTTGTTTATCACCACCGCGCTCACCAACCGCGCGATGGCGCACATCAAATATTTCCCGCATTGGATATACCAAAAGGATTCCACCCACATCGGTTTTTTCGCCGAACGCACGATGGAATTCCTGGCGCATAAAAACGGACTGGAGCTGCAAGTCTTCGGCTACGGCGATTTCATTTTGGACCGCTCGAAAAAACGGCTGGTGGTTCAGCACGAAGGACGCTTTGTCTTCCACCGCCAGGACAAATGGGAAATGAATTATTAG
- a CDS encoding DUF4260 domain-containing protein: MVTGFQRIESLFIFVLACAVYFHYGFSWILFFFLILAPDIFFAGYLINPKIGARVYNIGHIYAAPVILLSLHYSAGMPQALPISIIWIAHIAFDRVLGFGLKYESGFKDTHLGKINR; this comes from the coding sequence ATGGTAACCGGATTTCAAAGAATAGAATCGCTGTTTATCTTCGTCCTCGCATGCGCCGTGTATTTCCATTACGGGTTTAGCTGGATTCTGTTTTTCTTCCTGATTCTGGCCCCCGATATTTTCTTTGCGGGCTACCTGATAAACCCGAAGATCGGTGCGCGCGTATACAACATCGGGCATATTTATGCCGCGCCGGTGATCCTGCTTTCATTGCATTATTCAGCCGGTATGCCGCAAGCGCTGCCCATCTCCATCATCTGGATCGCGCACATCGCCTTTGACAGGGTATTGGGATTTGGACTCAAGTACGAGTCCGGTTTTAAAGATACCCACTTGGGAAAGATCAATCGATAA
- a CDS encoding heme lyase CcmF/NrfE family subunit, giving the protein MIEIGELSLALSLAVSVYAAVASFWGGRANNDVLVRSGQNAYFALLGLLTAASAALLYAFVSRDFTVEYVYNYSNRDLAMFYTVSAFWAGQKGSLLLWAWMLSLFGTIAILQNRKKNRHIMPYVTGILAVSLIHFSSLMIFASPVFEKMTLIPPDGHGLNPMLQNPGMIFHPPTLYIGFVGFAIPFAFAMAALMRRQEGDIWIRSTRRWTIFSWFFLLMGNLLGANWAYVELGWGGYWAWDPVENASFMPWLVGTAYLHSVMIQEKKNMLKFWNVSLVATTFCLTMFGTFITRSGLISSVHSFGASTVGTQFGFFLILVVVFSVAMIALRRDMLQSENQLDSILSRESSFLFNNLILLGAAFAVMWGTTFPMISEAVRGVKITVGPPFFNIVMVPIGLFLLVLTGLCPLIAWRKASLDNLKRNFLIPFLAAVLGGAAMLALGMREFMAWLFFVAAVFVMATIVMEFIRGVRGRTAGGKENVLGGAYNLVARNKRRYGGYIIHAGMVAMFVGFTGNVWNQSVEASVKPGQQLKIGNYTVTYMGTEYSKPKPSVEEYVATLLLEQGGKKLGYLRPEKNFYHNLDQLSEEPPMPNSEVAIRSTLKEDVYVIFAALNDDNSATIKVLVNPLVIWLWIGGFIMGVGTIIAMWPDRREQKLLEAALAQTTTA; this is encoded by the coding sequence ATGATTGAAATCGGCGAACTTTCACTCGCGCTCTCTTTGGCGGTATCGGTCTACGCCGCCGTTGCCTCATTCTGGGGGGGCAGGGCGAACAACGACGTTCTCGTCCGCAGCGGGCAAAACGCCTATTTCGCGCTGTTGGGCCTGCTCACCGCGGCCTCGGCGGCGCTGCTGTACGCGTTCGTTTCGCGCGACTTCACGGTGGAATACGTCTACAACTACTCCAACCGCGACCTGGCGATGTTCTACACCGTCTCCGCGTTCTGGGCGGGGCAAAAAGGCTCGCTGCTGCTCTGGGCCTGGATGCTCTCCCTGTTCGGCACCATCGCCATCCTGCAAAACCGCAAAAAGAACCGCCATATCATGCCGTACGTCACCGGCATTCTCGCGGTTTCGCTGATCCACTTCAGCAGCCTGATGATCTTCGCCTCCCCCGTGTTTGAGAAGATGACACTCATCCCGCCGGACGGCCACGGCCTCAATCCGATGCTGCAAAACCCCGGCATGATATTCCATCCGCCGACGCTCTATATCGGCTTCGTCGGCTTCGCCATACCGTTCGCCTTCGCCATGGCGGCGCTGATGCGGCGGCAGGAGGGGGATATTTGGATACGCTCCACCCGGCGCTGGACCATCTTTAGCTGGTTCTTCCTCCTGATGGGAAACCTGCTGGGGGCCAACTGGGCCTATGTGGAACTGGGCTGGGGCGGCTATTGGGCGTGGGACCCGGTGGAAAACGCCTCGTTCATGCCGTGGCTCGTCGGCACCGCCTATCTGCACAGCGTCATGATCCAGGAAAAAAAGAACATGCTGAAATTCTGGAACGTGTCGCTGGTGGCCACCACCTTCTGCCTCACCATGTTCGGCACCTTCATCACCCGTTCCGGCCTCATCTCCTCCGTCCACTCGTTCGGGGCGAGCACCGTCGGCACGCAGTTCGGCTTTTTCCTTATTCTCGTCGTTGTGTTCTCGGTGGCGATGATCGCGTTGCGGCGCGACATGCTGCAAAGCGAAAATCAGCTCGATTCCATCCTCTCGCGCGAATCGAGCTTCCTCTTCAACAACCTGATACTGCTCGGCGCGGCCTTCGCCGTCATGTGGGGCACCACCTTCCCGATGATTTCCGAAGCGGTGCGCGGCGTGAAAATCACCGTCGGCCCCCCCTTTTTCAACATCGTGATGGTGCCGATAGGGCTGTTCCTGCTCGTCCTCACCGGCCTGTGTCCGCTCATCGCGTGGCGCAAAGCATCGCTGGATAACCTGAAAAGGAACTTCCTCATCCCGTTCCTGGCGGCGGTGCTGGGCGGCGCGGCGATGCTGGCGCTCGGCATGCGCGAATTCATGGCGTGGCTGTTCTTCGTGGCGGCGGTCTTCGTGATGGCCACCATCGTTATGGAATTCATCCGCGGCGTCCGCGGCCGCACCGCCGGGGGCAAAGAAAACGTCCTCGGCGGCGCCTACAACCTGGTGGCGCGCAACAAGCGGCGCTACGGCGGCTACATCATCCACGCCGGCATGGTGGCGATGTTCGTCGGTTTCACCGGCAACGTCTGGAACCAATCGGTGGAGGCAAGCGTGAAGCCGGGCCAGCAGTTGAAGATCGGCAATTACACCGTCACATACATGGGAACCGAATACAGCAAGCCGAAGCCGAGCGTGGAAGAATATGTGGCCACGCTGCTGCTGGAACAGGGCGGGAAGAAACTGGGCTACCTCCGCCCCGAAAAGAATTTTTACCACAACCTCGACCAGCTCAGCGAAGAACCGCCGATGCCGAATTCCGAAGTGGCCATCCGCAGCACGCTGAAAGAGGATGTCTACGTCATCTTCGCCGCGCTCAACGACGACAATAGCGCCACCATCAAGGTGCTGGTAAACCCGCTGGTGATCTGGCTCTGGATCGGCGGCTTCATCATGGGCGTCGGCACCATCATCGCCATGTGGCCCGACCGGCGCGAACAGAAGCTGCTCGAAGCCGCGCTGGCCCAAACCACCACCGCCTGA
- a CDS encoding tetratricopeptide repeat protein, whose protein sequence is MRPLFYLACFALLAAFGDVHYFAVKEGNEKYRAGDYAAAEKQYADARQQKDSDTARHNLGAALYRQKKYEEAAKLFGSAAESKDAVAGKAALNYANAQNALGGERLKKGDAGAARQNLEDAVAAYRKTLLADPSKISAKHNMEIALKRLEELKDLEQKKEKREQNGQGKKDPKNGNDKQPDKGNNKDGEPQQGEGQPGAGPGGMKKEQADRVLANLARREEKEQRDMRRFKMQEREVEKDW, encoded by the coding sequence ATGAGGCCGCTGTTTTACCTGGCCTGTTTCGCGCTGCTCGCCGCGTTCGGCGATGTGCACTACTTCGCCGTGAAAGAGGGAAACGAAAAATACCGCGCGGGCGATTACGCCGCCGCCGAAAAACAATACGCCGACGCGCGGCAACAGAAAGATTCCGATACCGCGCGCCACAATCTCGGCGCGGCGCTCTACCGGCAAAAAAAATATGAAGAGGCGGCCAAGCTGTTCGGCTCCGCGGCGGAATCGAAAGACGCCGTGGCCGGAAAAGCGGCGCTCAACTACGCCAACGCGCAAAACGCATTGGGCGGCGAGCGTCTGAAAAAGGGGGATGCCGGGGCGGCCCGGCAAAATCTGGAAGACGCCGTCGCCGCGTACCGGAAAACGCTGCTGGCCGACCCCTCGAAAATCTCCGCGAAGCACAATATGGAGATCGCCCTGAAGCGGTTGGAAGAGTTGAAGGATTTGGAGCAAAAGAAAGAAAAGCGGGAACAAAACGGGCAGGGCAAAAAAGACCCCAAAAACGGCAATGACAAACAGCCCGACAAAGGGAACAATAAGGACGGCGAACCGCAACAGGGGGAGGGCCAGCCCGGCGCCGGCCCCGGCGGCATGAAGAAGGAACAGGCCGACCGGGTTTTGGCGAACCTCGCGCGGCGGGAAGAAAAGGAGCAGCGCGACATGCGCCGCTTTAAAATGCAGGAACGGGAAGTTGAGAAAGACTGGTGA
- a CDS encoding outer membrane lipoprotein-sorting protein has protein sequence MRAFVQWVTKHRAAVIAFTILVTLGLLFQLKNLAIVIDPAKILPQSHPMVVAGNRVEELFGNKHTVVVGIHARQGEALTPAILGKAQRITRALVGAKGVVRNNVVSLAARKAKDIKGTEEGLEVRQLMERVPVDDAQMAALKEAIAANPLYENLVVSADRSTISVVAEFKDGPGGFTGITDTVRGVIAPEMDGSVEITFAGGPVFNALIEKYSARMGFFFPLALLIIALVLYEAFCGVQALVLPLVTALMAVIWSLGVMGLSGVELDPFNATTPILILAVAAGHAVQIMKRYYEEYHRIRETSPALAPQTANQLAVIASIEKVGPVMLAAGTIAAMGFFSLMIFDIKSIQTFGIFTGSGIVCAMLLELTFIPALRSSLKAPGERERMRESKHTWLDVLAKRAAGAVLDKRGMLFAAAAALIALFAFGGTLVRMDNSTKGMFYGSLPEMKDDDAYNRRMAGANAAFILVSGKEDDAIKNPAVLKGMETLQRELEKDPMVGKTLSIADYIKRINKAMNGDNPSFDRIPDSRELIAQYLLLYSTSGEPGDFDSVVDYGYRNASIAVFLKTDSSAYAAALADKVQRLSAQLFGPEVTVSAGGGVTNGAALNEVLVREKILNIIQIAAVVFVISSMIFRSLLAGLLVLVPLTVTVAANFGIMGLLGIPLEVATSTISAMAVGIGADYAIYLAYRLKEELAGGADERTAVYKAFGSAGKAVLLVALSVAAGYSVLMFSYGFSIHFWLGLLISLAMLASAIASVTLFPALILALRPRFIFGEAAAPAAPNAALTAGALALLFAASFFATPAHAAELSAAEIMKLNFAVSKVADSTTDSTFRLINANGQERVRKTEGKTKLIPGAGDEMRVVRFLAPPDVKGTATLMIEHGAGDDDLWIYLPALKKVRRLVSSNKKDSFVGTDFSYGDVMGHKVEDWTHKILRAETVDGVECHVIESLPARPSVAEDSGYSKRIGWIRKDNMVTIKGEMYDQGGELLKTFKADDVTLVDAAKGKWQAMRLEAHNAQSGHRTIITFENYRANAGVKESVFTTRYLEKEN, from the coding sequence ATGAGAGCGTTTGTCCAATGGGTCACCAAGCATCGGGCGGCGGTAATCGCATTTACCATCCTCGTCACGCTGGGGCTGTTGTTCCAGCTTAAAAACCTCGCCATCGTTATCGATCCGGCGAAAATCCTGCCGCAGTCGCACCCGATGGTGGTCGCCGGCAACCGCGTGGAAGAGCTTTTCGGCAACAAGCATACCGTCGTCGTCGGCATCCACGCGCGGCAAGGGGAGGCGTTGACCCCGGCCATCCTGGGCAAGGCGCAGCGCATCACCCGCGCGCTTGTTGGCGCGAAAGGGGTGGTGCGCAACAACGTGGTCAGCCTCGCGGCGCGCAAGGCGAAAGACATCAAAGGAACCGAAGAAGGGCTGGAGGTCCGTCAACTGATGGAGCGGGTGCCGGTTGATGACGCCCAGATGGCGGCGCTCAAGGAGGCCATCGCGGCGAACCCGCTGTACGAAAACCTCGTGGTCTCGGCCGACCGCTCCACGATTTCCGTCGTGGCGGAGTTCAAGGACGGTCCCGGAGGGTTCACCGGAATTACCGATACGGTGCGCGGCGTCATCGCGCCGGAGATGGACGGCTCCGTGGAAATCACCTTCGCCGGTGGCCCGGTTTTCAACGCCCTCATCGAGAAATACTCGGCGCGGATGGGGTTCTTCTTTCCGCTTGCCCTGCTCATAATCGCGCTGGTGCTCTACGAGGCGTTCTGCGGCGTGCAGGCGCTGGTGCTGCCGCTGGTCACCGCGCTGATGGCGGTCATCTGGAGCCTCGGCGTGATGGGGCTTTCGGGGGTGGAGCTTGACCCCTTCAATGCCACCACCCCCATCCTCATTTTGGCGGTGGCGGCGGGGCACGCGGTGCAGATAATGAAGCGCTATTATGAAGAGTATCACCGCATCAGGGAAACATCCCCCGCGCTTGCGCCGCAAACGGCCAACCAGTTGGCGGTTATCGCCTCGATTGAGAAAGTCGGCCCCGTCATGCTGGCGGCGGGAACCATCGCGGCGATGGGCTTTTTCTCGCTGATGATATTCGACATCAAATCGATCCAGACGTTCGGCATCTTCACCGGCTCCGGCATCGTCTGCGCCATGCTCCTTGAGCTTACCTTCATCCCCGCGTTGCGCTCATCGCTGAAAGCGCCGGGCGAACGGGAGCGGATGCGTGAATCCAAGCACACATGGCTTGATGTTCTGGCAAAACGGGCCGCCGGCGCCGTGCTGGACAAACGCGGAATGCTCTTCGCCGCGGCGGCGGCGCTCATCGCGCTCTTCGCTTTCGGGGGCACGCTGGTGCGCATGGACAACTCCACCAAGGGGATGTTCTACGGTTCGCTGCCGGAAATGAAAGACGACGACGCCTACAACCGGCGGATGGCGGGGGCCAATGCCGCGTTCATTCTGGTAAGCGGCAAGGAAGACGACGCGATTAAAAATCCCGCCGTCCTCAAGGGAATGGAAACGCTGCAACGGGAACTGGAAAAAGACCCGATGGTCGGCAAAACCCTCTCCATCGCCGATTACATAAAGCGGATCAACAAGGCGATGAACGGCGATAATCCCTCGTTCGACCGGATACCCGACAGCCGGGAACTCATCGCGCAATACCTGCTGCTCTATTCCACTTCCGGCGAACCGGGCGATTTTGACTCGGTGGTGGACTATGGCTACCGGAACGCGAGCATTGCCGTATTCCTGAAAACGGACAGCAGCGCTTACGCGGCGGCGCTCGCCGATAAAGTGCAACGGCTGTCGGCGCAACTCTTTGGCCCGGAAGTGACCGTCTCGGCGGGCGGGGGCGTCACCAACGGCGCGGCATTGAACGAAGTGCTCGTGCGCGAGAAAATCCTCAACATCATCCAGATCGCGGCGGTGGTGTTCGTCATCTCCTCGATGATTTTCCGCTCGCTGCTGGCCGGACTGCTGGTGCTGGTGCCGCTCACCGTGACGGTGGCGGCGAATTTCGGCATTATGGGGCTGTTGGGCATTCCGCTGGAGGTTGCCACCTCCACCATCTCGGCCATGGCGGTCGGCATCGGCGCCGATTACGCCATCTACCTCGCCTACCGCCTGAAAGAGGAATTGGCTGGCGGCGCGGATGAGCGGACGGCGGTGTATAAGGCGTTCGGCTCGGCGGGCAAGGCGGTGCTCCTCGTCGCCCTCTCCGTGGCGGCGGGCTATTCCGTCCTGATGTTCTCGTACGGTTTCTCCATCCACTTCTGGCTGGGCCTGCTTATCAGCCTTGCCATGCTGGCCAGCGCCATCGCGTCGGTTACGCTCTTTCCGGCGCTCATTCTCGCCTTGCGCCCCCGCTTCATCTTCGGCGAAGCGGCGGCTCCCGCCGCGCCGAACGCCGCGTTGACCGCCGGCGCGCTGGCGCTTCTGTTCGCCGCGTCATTTTTCGCAACGCCGGCGCACGCGGCGGAGCTTTCGGCCGCGGAAATAATGAAGCTCAACTTCGCGGTATCGAAAGTGGCGGACTCCACGACGGATTCCACCTTCCGCCTTATCAACGCCAACGGGCAGGAACGGGTGCGCAAGACCGAAGGGAAGACCAAGCTCATCCCCGGCGCCGGCGACGAAATGCGGGTGGTCCGGTTCCTCGCGCCGCCGGACGTGAAAGGAACCGCCACCCTGATGATCGAGCACGGCGCGGGCGATGACGACCTCTGGATATACCTCCCGGCGCTCAAAAAGGTGCGGCGGCTGGTTTCCTCCAACAAAAAGGACAGCTTTGTCGGCACCGATTTTTCTTACGGCGACGTGATGGGGCACAAAGTGGAGGACTGGACCCACAAAATACTCCGCGCCGAAACGGTGGACGGCGTAGAATGTCACGTCATCGAATCGCTCCCCGCCCGGCCCTCCGTGGCGGAGGATTCCGGCTATTCGAAACGGATCGGCTGGATACGGAAAGACAACATGGTGACCATCAAAGGTGAGATGTACGACCAGGGCGGCGAACTGCTTAAAACCTTCAAGGCGGACGACGTAACGCTGGTGGATGCCGCCAAGGGGAAGTGGCAGGCGATGCGGCTGGAAGCGCACAACGCGCAAAGCGGCCACCGCACCATCATCACGTTTGAAAACTATCGCGCCAACGCCGGCGTGAAAGAATCGGTCTTCACAACCCGTTACCTCGAAAAGGAGAACTAG
- a CDS encoding Ppx/GppA family phosphatase: MTHDRFAVMDIGSNTIRILVAERAGAGFRTLHSGQVITRLAEKAHDNGWTLLDGAMERTVEGIARLIGGAAPYKPFRICAAATHAVRQAANKEAFLALVRKKLGFGLHVIPWETEAALSLRGAAMVVGARTPVLLFDIGGGSTEYICRGADGRIHAEGTALGVVRLTETYIKRAPLAMDEYARLETYLQAELRAVAKKLDPARPFTLVGTAGTVTSIAAMIHNVVPFDPERINNLVLLRDAVAGLLRTVGAMTIARRGAVESLQQGREDLIIAGIGITLATMDAFGVDRLTVSDAGIREGLMLAAMNGEVPVDQL; the protein is encoded by the coding sequence ATGACGCATGACCGTTTCGCCGTGATGGATATAGGCTCCAACACCATCCGCATACTCGTGGCCGAAAGGGCCGGCGCCGGATTCAGAACGCTTCACAGCGGCCAGGTCATCACCCGCTTGGCGGAAAAGGCGCACGACAACGGCTGGACGCTGCTGGACGGCGCGATGGAACGCACCGTGGAGGGCATCGCGCGGCTCATCGGCGGCGCGGCCCCGTACAAGCCGTTCCGCATCTGCGCGGCGGCCACCCACGCCGTGCGGCAGGCCGCCAACAAGGAGGCGTTCCTCGCGCTCGTCCGGAAAAAACTCGGCTTCGGCCTTCACGTCATACCGTGGGAGACGGAGGCCGCCCTCTCGCTGCGCGGCGCGGCGATGGTGGTCGGCGCGCGCACGCCGGTGCTGCTGTTCGATATCGGCGGCGGCAGCACGGAGTACATCTGCCGCGGCGCGGACGGCCGCATCCACGCCGAAGGAACCGCCCTCGGCGTGGTGCGCCTCACCGAAACCTACATCAAGCGCGCCCCGCTGGCGATGGACGAATACGCCCGGCTGGAAACATACCTGCAAGCGGAGCTGCGGGCCGTGGCGAAAAAGCTGGATCCGGCCCGCCCCTTCACGCTCGTCGGCACGGCGGGAACCGTCACCTCCATCGCCGCGATGATCCACAACGTCGTGCCGTTCGATCCCGAACGGATCAACAACCTCGTGCTGCTCCGCGATGCGGTGGCCGGTCTGCTGCGCACCGTAGGCGCGATGACCATCGCCCGGCGCGGCGCGGTGGAATCGCTGCAACAGGGACGCGAAGACCTCATCATCGCCGGTATCGGCATCACGCTGGCGACGATGGACGCGTTCGGCGTCGACCGGCTCACGGTGAGCGACGCGGGCATACGCGAGGGGCTGATGCTGGCGGCGATGAATGGCGAAGTGCCGGTGGATCAGCTATGA